The DNA region ATCTTCTCGCGGCCGACGAAGTGGCCATCCACCTGGCTGAGCAGGTGCAGGTAGCCTTCGAAGTCGCCGACCGCCACGTAGCTGGAGAACACCTCCGGCGCCGAGAGCTGGCGGCGGGCCAGGGAGTCGTTGCTCCACAGCGCCGAGGACGAACGCTCGTCGATACCTTCGACAGTGCCGCTGGCCTGGCTCACGTAGACGTTGCCGAAGCCCTGGGCGACGCCCACGTAGCTGGAAGCCTCGCGCTGCCAGAGCACGCGGCCGCTGTCCAGATCGAGGCCGGCGACGCGACCCTGGTAGGTGGCGACGTACAGGGTGCCGCCGGACAGCAGCAGGCCACCGTCGATGTCGACCACGCGATCTAGCTCGGAGCGGCCTTGCGGCACGGCCACGCGCTGTTCCCACACCGGCAGGCCACGCTGCACGTCCACGGCGATGACCTTGCCGGAGGACAGGCCGGCCACGGCCAGGCGGTTGGTCACGATCGGCGCGCCTGTGCCACGCAGCGTCAGCACGGCCGGGGTGTTCTCGTAGATCCAGCGCTGGTTGCCGGTCGCGGCATCGAAGCCGAACAGGGTGTCGTTCTGGGTCTGCACCACCACCACGTCACCGTTGGTGGCCGGCGGGGCGAGGACTTCGCCGTTGACCCGGGCGCGCCATTTTTCTTCGCCGTTGCTGGCGTCGAGGGCGATCACCTCACCTTTCAGGGTGCCGACCAGCACCAGGCCGTAGCCCGCGCCGACCGCGCCGGATACCGGCAGGTCCAGCTCCTGCTCCCACAGCTTGTCGCCGCTCATGCGGTCGATGGCGACCACCAGGCCTTCGACGTCACCGGCATAGATCACGTCGCCGTCGACGGCGGGAACCAGCATGTTGTAGGACTCGCCCTGGCCTTCGCCGATGGAGCGGCTCCAGACTTCCTTGAGCTGAACTTCCTCGGTGATGTCGGGCAGTTCGGCAGGCGGCAGTTCCTTCTTGCTATTGCTGCTGCAACCTGCGGCCAGAACGGCCAGGGCCAGCAGTGCGGCAAATTTCCAGCGCATCACGTCACGCATCCCCTTTGGCCAGGTCGTCGAGCTTCATCTGCAAGCCACCGACCGCTGCGTCTTCCGTCAGCGCGGCCTTGGCCTTCTCATAGGCGGCATGCGCCTCGTCGGAACGACCCAGCTGTACCAGCAGGTCGCCTTTCA from Pseudomonas tohonis includes:
- the bamB gene encoding outer membrane protein assembly factor BamB — protein: MRDVMRWKFAALLALAVLAAGCSSNSKKELPPAELPDITEEVQLKEVWSRSIGEGQGESYNMLVPAVDGDVIYAGDVEGLVVAIDRMSGDKLWEQELDLPVSGAVGAGYGLVLVGTLKGEVIALDASNGEEKWRARVNGEVLAPPATNGDVVVVQTQNDTLFGFDAATGNQRWIYENTPAVLTLRGTGAPIVTNRLAVAGLSSGKVIAVDVQRGLPVWEQRVAVPQGRSELDRVVDIDGGLLLSGGTLYVATYQGRVAGLDLDSGRVLWQREASSYVGVAQGFGNVYVSQASGTVEGIDERSSSALWSNDSLARRQLSAPEVFSSYVAVGDFEGYLHLLSQVDGHFVGREKIDGDGLRARPLVIGDMLYAFGNGGKLVALTIR